The following are from one region of the Polyangiaceae bacterium genome:
- a CDS encoding gamma-glutamylcyclotransferase — protein MRHWVFAYGSNMDLKDLERWCRERERPLGHVDHAEAAVLPNHALVWDYYSDARKGGAANVEQRAGAELWGLALLVCPTALRVIDDKEGHPRRYRRGPRPVPARLRSGGEVAAWVYVVREEFRRQEQVPPTRHYRDIMLRAARAHGFPEHYLRELERLPTRD, from the coding sequence ATGCGGCATTGGGTGTTCGCCTACGGCTCCAACATGGATCTGAAGGATCTCGAGCGCTGGTGTCGCGAACGCGAGCGTCCTCTCGGTCACGTGGATCACGCCGAGGCGGCGGTGCTCCCGAACCACGCGCTCGTGTGGGACTACTACTCGGACGCGCGCAAGGGCGGCGCAGCGAACGTGGAGCAGCGCGCGGGTGCGGAGCTCTGGGGGCTGGCGCTCTTGGTGTGTCCTACAGCGCTACGCGTCATCGACGACAAGGAAGGACATCCGCGGCGCTATCGTCGCGGGCCGCGTCCAGTGCCTGCGCGACTTCGCTCTGGTGGAGAAGTCGCAGCATGGGTGTACGTGGTGCGCGAAGAATTCCGTCGCCAAGAGCAAGTTCCTCCGACGCGGCACTATCGCGACATCATGCTCCGCGCCGCGCGCGCTCACGGGTTTCCGGAGCACTACCTTCGTGAGCTCGAGCGCTTGCCGACTCGCGATTGA
- a CDS encoding aldo/keto reductase has translation MQKRQLGPDGPAVSAVGLGGMLLSISGRPPEDQAVATIHAALDAGVTFIDTADAYCMDERDMNHNERLIASALAGRSETVVVATKCACRRPGGAWTVDARPEYLEEAAHASLAALGVEALDLLQLHAPDSHVPFADSVGALAKLREAGKVKLVGLSNVNVKQIEEARSIVPIASVQNRWNPEDRGPERDGVLSYCERHRIAFIPYSPFGGTRGAPLLATLGHLSDEARRRRLSVYQLVVAWMLSKSPVVIPIIGARRPESITESAAAADVRLSAADIASIEASLPQ, from the coding sequence ATGCAGAAGCGACAGCTCGGACCCGACGGCCCCGCCGTGAGCGCAGTGGGCCTCGGTGGCATGCTGCTGTCGATCAGCGGGCGTCCACCGGAGGACCAAGCGGTGGCGACGATCCACGCGGCTCTGGATGCCGGCGTCACGTTCATCGACACCGCCGACGCTTACTGCATGGACGAGCGCGACATGAACCACAACGAGCGTCTGATCGCCTCGGCCCTGGCCGGGCGCTCGGAGACCGTGGTGGTAGCCACCAAGTGTGCCTGCCGGCGGCCCGGTGGTGCGTGGACCGTCGACGCCCGCCCCGAGTACCTGGAAGAAGCGGCCCACGCCAGCCTGGCCGCTCTCGGAGTGGAAGCGCTGGACTTGCTTCAGCTGCACGCTCCCGATTCCCACGTACCCTTTGCCGACAGCGTCGGCGCCCTCGCCAAGCTACGCGAGGCCGGCAAGGTGAAGCTGGTCGGTCTCAGCAACGTGAACGTGAAGCAGATCGAGGAAGCGCGGTCCATCGTGCCCATCGCCAGCGTCCAGAACCGCTGGAACCCGGAAGATCGCGGGCCAGAGCGCGACGGCGTGCTGAGTTACTGCGAAAGGCACCGCATCGCGTTCATCCCCTACTCACCCTTCGGTGGTACCCGCGGTGCACCGTTGCTCGCAACCCTCGGACATCTGTCCGACGAAGCGCGTCGGCGGCGACTGTCCGTCTACCAGTTGGTGGTAGCCTGGATGCTGTCCAAGAGCCCCGTGGTGATTCCCATCATCGGGGCGCGTCGCCCCGAGAGCATCACCGAGTCCGCTGCCGCAGCCGACGTTCGGCTGTCTGCCGCCGACATCGCCAGCATCGAGGCATCCCTTCCCCAATGA
- a CDS encoding NAD(P)/FAD-dependent oxidoreductase codes for MSERPQVIVIGGGFGGLTAARELADEYVGITLVDRANHHLFQPLLYQVATAGLSPTDIAVPIRRVLTKQDNVRVLLSEVTAIQLDERTVELDDGTRLPFDVLVLAAGARNDYFGNEAWREHTLGLKTVDDALEIRKRVLLSFEAAEREKDEARRKRLMTFVVIGGGPTGVEVAGALSDLARTVLDEDFRAIDPSGARVLLVEMADRVLAGVFDEKLCRRAQEQLEELGVEVRLGTPVKEIDERGIRLGDERIDAATVLWTAGVRGRGVAETLGVELDKNGRVVVEPDCSIPGHPRCFVIGDLASFTPPGKDKPLPGLAPVALQQGRHVAKNVPRVLRGERTLEFSYVDKGVMATIGRSRAVAETLGGRVRVTGFIAWLTWLFVHIWFLIDFRNRVSVLLNWFWAYVTYRRGSRLITGRRPWELLRDQRPRE; via the coding sequence ATGAGCGAACGTCCGCAGGTTATCGTCATTGGCGGCGGCTTCGGGGGGCTGACGGCGGCACGGGAGCTGGCGGACGAGTATGTCGGCATCACGCTCGTCGACCGCGCCAATCATCACCTGTTTCAGCCGCTCTTGTACCAGGTGGCAACGGCAGGCCTGTCGCCCACGGACATCGCGGTGCCCATCCGCCGGGTGCTGACCAAGCAGGACAACGTGCGCGTGCTGCTCTCGGAGGTCACTGCCATTCAGCTCGACGAGCGCACCGTGGAGCTCGACGACGGCACCAGGCTGCCCTTCGACGTGCTGGTGCTGGCAGCCGGCGCACGCAACGACTACTTCGGCAACGAGGCCTGGAGAGAGCACACCCTGGGCCTGAAGACGGTGGACGACGCGCTGGAGATCCGAAAGCGCGTGCTGCTCAGCTTCGAAGCGGCGGAGCGCGAGAAGGACGAGGCCCGGCGCAAGCGGCTGATGACGTTCGTGGTCATCGGCGGAGGCCCCACGGGGGTGGAGGTCGCCGGAGCGCTCAGCGATCTGGCGCGCACGGTTCTGGACGAGGACTTTCGCGCGATCGACCCGAGTGGTGCGCGGGTGCTGTTGGTGGAGATGGCGGACCGGGTCCTGGCCGGTGTTTTCGACGAGAAGCTCTGTCGGCGTGCCCAGGAGCAGCTGGAGGAGCTGGGCGTGGAGGTGCGCCTCGGCACGCCCGTGAAAGAGATCGACGAGCGGGGCATCCGCCTGGGGGACGAACGCATCGATGCCGCCACGGTGCTGTGGACGGCGGGCGTGCGCGGTCGCGGTGTGGCGGAGACGCTCGGCGTTGAGCTCGACAAAAACGGTCGCGTAGTCGTCGAGCCGGACTGCTCCATCCCCGGCCACCCGCGCTGCTTCGTGATCGGAGACCTGGCCAGCTTCACGCCACCGGGGAAAGACAAGCCCCTGCCGGGGCTTGCCCCGGTGGCCTTGCAGCAGGGCCGCCACGTGGCGAAGAACGTCCCACGCGTGCTCCGCGGCGAGCGCACACTGGAGTTTTCCTACGTGGACAAGGGCGTGATGGCGACCATTGGGCGCTCCCGCGCCGTGGCGGAGACCCTGGGCGGGCGAGTTCGCGTGACGGGCTTCATCGCGTGGCTCACCTGGCTGTTCGTGCACATCTGGTTCTTGATCGACTTCAGGAACCGCGTCAGCGTGCTGTTGAACTGGTTCTGGGCGTACGTCACCTACCGCCGCGGATCCCGCCTGATCACCGGACGTCGCCCCTGGGAGCTCTTGCGAGATCAGCGACCGCGAGAGTGA
- a CDS encoding SGNH/GDSL hydrolase family protein, which produces MHIKLGRSVGVVAMALGLGVPACGGSSDDAAPAGGGSGGVATGGGGGASGAATGGAAGAGSGGAAGTGTGGAAGTGTGGVAGSGTGGGTGLTANGCLKDEYDGVVYVNYDQFNVPVGSHCEGTNQQDIQGVERLVFLGDSITAGTPPTPAGQFYRTQLTNMVKQKWPNVQVDDCSAWGAQVEDFLGGGKQIAKCFPSTEQKKTLVIITMGGNDLASMAKAKKTASEASGQIAQVLADMKAAVEWLKSPTNFPNGSYVIFANIYEYTDLFADLSSCPTGLVAGFSGEWLAGTSVLVQLREGYMSIAKDTGADMMFLGETFCGHGFKAGDASGQCYRGPNTPTWFDISCIHPTPDGHSQIAKMFMDIVNE; this is translated from the coding sequence ATGCATATCAAGCTGGGTCGAAGCGTGGGTGTGGTGGCGATGGCTCTTGGGCTCGGCGTGCCGGCGTGTGGCGGCTCGAGCGATGACGCCGCGCCGGCAGGTGGCGGAAGCGGCGGCGTGGCCACCGGGGGCGGCGGTGGTGCTTCGGGGGCGGCCACTGGCGGCGCTGCGGGAGCGGGCAGCGGCGGCGCTGCGGGAACGGGCACCGGCGGCGCTGCGGGAACGGGCACCGGTGGCGTGGCGGGCTCGGGCACCGGCGGTGGCACGGGGCTCACGGCCAACGGTTGCCTGAAGGACGAGTACGACGGCGTGGTGTACGTGAACTACGACCAGTTCAACGTGCCGGTGGGCTCCCACTGCGAAGGGACCAACCAGCAAGACATCCAAGGCGTGGAACGGCTGGTGTTTCTGGGAGATTCGATCACTGCCGGTACGCCGCCCACGCCCGCGGGGCAGTTCTATCGCACGCAGCTCACCAACATGGTGAAGCAGAAGTGGCCCAACGTGCAGGTGGACGACTGCTCCGCCTGGGGCGCTCAGGTGGAGGACTTTCTCGGCGGCGGCAAACAGATCGCCAAATGCTTTCCCAGCACCGAGCAGAAGAAGACGTTGGTGATCATCACCATGGGCGGCAACGACCTCGCGAGCATGGCCAAGGCCAAGAAGACCGCCAGCGAGGCCAGCGGCCAGATTGCTCAGGTGCTGGCCGACATGAAGGCCGCGGTGGAATGGCTGAAGAGCCCCACCAACTTCCCCAATGGATCCTACGTGATCTTCGCGAACATCTACGAGTACACGGATCTGTTCGCGGATCTCTCGAGCTGCCCCACTGGGCTGGTGGCCGGGTTCTCGGGCGAGTGGCTGGCGGGAACGTCGGTGTTGGTGCAGCTCCGCGAGGGCTACATGAGCATCGCCAAGGACACGGGTGCGGACATGATGTTCCTGGGCGAGACTTTCTGCGGCCACGGTTTCAAGGCCGGGGACGCGAGCGGCCAGTGCTACCGGGGTCCCAACACGCCGACCTGGTTCGACATCAGCTGCATTCATCCCACTCCGGATGGGCACTCTCAGATCGCGAAGATGTTCATGGACATCGTCAACGAGTGA
- a CDS encoding M20/M25/M40 family metallo-hydrolase, whose product MRAFAVGLSLTLVSCGTPPPPRATPPEPPVEAPPEVEPAAPAPLTAEEQALRTELDKDVHALAKIGERNVDKKWELASAADWIADELDAAGLGVHREGYEVGEVAAQNLATEVRGGARGSELVIVGAHYDSASGSPGADDNASGVAAVLALARRFAKTQPKRTLRFVWFVNEEPPFFQTPQMGSLVYAKALAARGETAVAMVSVESIGVFSDAPGSQRYPAPLAKKHPDVGNFVAVVGDERSAPLVDRFSAALSKGASLPVESDSLPAELPGVGWSDHWSFWQIGVPAIMVTDTAPFRYPHYHKPTDTPDRLDFDRMARVTQGLFVALSQLANGEQG is encoded by the coding sequence ATGCGCGCGTTCGCCGTGGGCCTTTCGCTGACCCTCGTTTCTTGCGGGACTCCGCCGCCGCCGCGCGCCACCCCGCCCGAGCCCCCCGTCGAGGCGCCCCCCGAGGTCGAGCCCGCGGCTCCCGCGCCGCTGACCGCCGAGGAGCAGGCGCTGCGGACGGAGCTCGACAAAGACGTGCACGCCCTGGCGAAGATCGGCGAGCGCAACGTGGACAAGAAGTGGGAGCTCGCCTCCGCCGCGGATTGGATCGCCGACGAGCTGGACGCAGCGGGACTCGGGGTTCACCGCGAAGGTTACGAGGTCGGCGAGGTCGCCGCGCAGAATCTCGCTACCGAGGTCCGCGGCGGCGCCCGGGGTTCGGAGTTGGTGATTGTGGGTGCGCACTACGACAGCGCCTCCGGCAGCCCCGGAGCCGACGACAACGCCAGCGGCGTTGCCGCCGTCCTGGCCCTCGCGCGGCGCTTCGCCAAGACGCAGCCGAAGCGCACCCTGCGCTTCGTGTGGTTCGTGAACGAAGAGCCGCCCTTCTTCCAGACGCCCCAGATGGGCAGCCTGGTGTACGCCAAGGCGCTGGCCGCGCGCGGAGAGACGGCGGTCGCGATGGTCAGTGTGGAGAGCATCGGAGTCTTTTCCGACGCTCCCGGCAGCCAGCGCTACCCCGCTCCGCTGGCGAAGAAGCACCCCGACGTGGGCAATTTCGTCGCCGTGGTGGGCGACGAGCGCTCCGCTCCGCTGGTGGATCGCTTCAGCGCTGCGCTGTCCAAGGGTGCCTCCCTCCCGGTGGAGTCGGACAGCTTGCCCGCGGAGCTACCTGGAGTGGGCTGGTCGGATCACTGGTCGTTCTGGCAGATCGGCGTGCCGGCCATCATGGTCACGGACACCGCACCGTTTCGCTACCCGCACTACCACAAGCCTACCGACACTCCGGACCGCCTCGACTTCGATCGCATGGCGCGAGTGACTCAGGGGCTCTTCGTCGCCCTCTCCCAGCTGGCCAACGGGGAGCAGGGATGA
- a CDS encoding GNAT family N-acetyltransferase, giving the protein MPTIRPARDTDAEGLIALITAVFDEYPGCVMDVDGEMPELLAIASWFAAHDGEFWVAEHGGQVVGCIGYAPAQDPSGIELKKLYVARSAREHGLGAQLLARVEDAADRRAARFIDLWSDTRFETAHAFYARRGWNKTGATRELHDKSATVEFYFEKPLTR; this is encoded by the coding sequence ATGCCGACGATCCGCCCGGCGCGCGACACCGACGCCGAGGGTCTGATCGCCCTCATCACCGCGGTGTTCGACGAGTACCCCGGCTGCGTGATGGACGTGGACGGCGAAATGCCGGAGCTGCTCGCCATCGCCAGCTGGTTCGCGGCGCACGACGGGGAATTCTGGGTCGCCGAGCACGGCGGCCAGGTCGTCGGCTGCATCGGCTACGCCCCCGCACAGGACCCGAGCGGCATCGAGCTGAAGAAATTGTACGTGGCACGCTCCGCGCGTGAGCACGGACTGGGCGCGCAGCTCTTGGCCCGTGTGGAGGACGCCGCCGACCGCCGTGCGGCTCGCTTCATCGACCTGTGGAGCGACACGCGCTTCGAGACGGCCCACGCGTTCTACGCGCGCCGGGGTTGGAACAAGACGGGCGCCACCCGCGAGCTCCACGACAAGAGCGCCACGGTGGAATTCTACTTCGAGAAGCCGCTCACTCGTTGA
- the purE gene encoding 5-(carboxyamino)imidazole ribonucleotide mutase, whose product MGSRSDWETLRHAADALTELGVAHEVRVVSAHRTPDLLFEYAAGAEARGLEVIIAGAGGAAHLPGMVASKTVLPVLGVPVQSKALSGMDSLLSIVQMPAGIPVGTLAIGRAGATNAALLAAAIVGQRHLEVREALRTFRAQQTDRVLADSDPRVPQK is encoded by the coding sequence ATGGGATCCCGGAGCGACTGGGAAACCTTGCGCCACGCGGCGGACGCGCTGACGGAGCTCGGAGTTGCGCACGAGGTGCGGGTCGTGAGCGCGCACCGCACCCCGGACTTACTGTTCGAGTACGCGGCGGGTGCCGAGGCGCGCGGGCTGGAGGTCATCATCGCGGGAGCCGGCGGCGCCGCCCACTTGCCCGGCATGGTCGCCTCCAAGACCGTGCTCCCGGTGTTGGGCGTCCCGGTGCAGAGCAAGGCGCTGTCCGGAATGGACTCGCTGCTCTCCATCGTACAGATGCCCGCCGGCATCCCCGTCGGCACGTTGGCGATTGGGCGCGCCGGCGCTACCAACGCCGCGCTCTTGGCCGCCGCCATCGTGGGGCAACGTCACCTCGAGGTCCGCGAGGCGCTACGCACCTTCCGCGCGCAACAGACCGATCGCGTGTTGGCCGATTCCGATCCGCGAGTGCCTCAGAAGTAG
- a CDS encoding 2-dehydropantoate 2-reductase — translation MAVRDRGAGMTGPRILVVGCGAIGGVVAAHLLEIGQDVSVLTTNADIARALSESGVRVRGEGAPAATMKPVTIHRELPTDVAPFDYVLLATQPPQVEAAANSALPALAPTGRMVCFQNGLCEERVAKLAGAERVVGAVVAWGASMVEPGVYDRTSAGGFSIGRLDGQIDEPLEDLGRVLEAVGPVSMTQNLLGARWSKLAINCAISTLGTIGGDRLGTLMRQRHVRRLALEVMTEVVAVARAEEVHLEKVSGTLDLDWIALTEAERTAAGSPGLLAKHTLLLAVGARYRRLRSSMLSAIERGRAPAVDFLNGEITSRGKEHHVATPVNAAARDSVWAIARGEQTASHATLRKLYDATRS, via the coding sequence ATGGCCGTTCGCGATAGGGGAGCGGGGATGACGGGCCCGCGGATATTGGTGGTGGGGTGCGGTGCCATTGGCGGTGTCGTCGCCGCGCACCTGCTCGAGATTGGGCAGGACGTCAGCGTGCTGACGACCAACGCGGACATCGCACGAGCGCTGTCCGAGAGCGGGGTGCGGGTGAGGGGTGAGGGCGCCCCGGCAGCGACCATGAAGCCCGTCACCATTCATCGCGAGCTTCCCACCGACGTCGCTCCATTCGATTACGTGCTGCTCGCGACGCAACCGCCGCAGGTGGAGGCAGCCGCGAACAGCGCGCTGCCCGCGCTGGCCCCGACGGGACGCATGGTGTGCTTTCAGAACGGGCTCTGTGAAGAGCGTGTGGCGAAGCTCGCCGGAGCCGAGCGCGTAGTCGGCGCCGTGGTGGCCTGGGGCGCGTCCATGGTGGAGCCCGGTGTGTACGATCGCACCAGCGCCGGCGGCTTCAGCATCGGCCGCTTGGATGGCCAGATCGACGAGCCGCTGGAAGATCTCGGTCGCGTCCTGGAAGCCGTGGGCCCCGTCAGCATGACGCAGAACCTGTTGGGAGCACGCTGGAGCAAGCTCGCCATCAACTGCGCCATCTCCACCCTGGGCACCATCGGTGGGGACCGGCTCGGCACGTTGATGCGCCAGCGTCACGTGCGGCGCTTGGCGCTGGAGGTGATGACCGAGGTCGTGGCGGTCGCCCGGGCGGAAGAGGTCCACCTGGAGAAGGTCAGCGGTACGCTGGACCTGGACTGGATCGCGCTGACCGAGGCGGAAAGGACCGCCGCGGGCTCGCCCGGGCTCTTGGCCAAGCACACCCTGTTACTCGCGGTGGGGGCTCGCTACCGTAGGCTCCGCTCCAGCATGCTGAGCGCCATCGAGCGAGGGCGCGCTCCGGCGGTGGACTTCTTGAACGGCGAAATCACGAGTCGCGGCAAAGAGCATCACGTGGCGACGCCGGTGAACGCTGCGGCCCGCGATAGCGTGTGGGCCATCGCCCGGGGCGAGCAGACGGCGTCGCACGCGACGCTGCGGAAGCTGTACGACGCCACGCGCTCCTGA
- a CDS encoding 5-(carboxyamino)imidazole ribonucleotide synthase — protein sequence MKLGILGAGQLGRMLALAGYPLGLDFVFLDPKAGAPAGLIAKQIVAPWDDPEALDAMAHVDVVSYEFESVPDVAARTLAEHVPVWPPPAALYVAQDRLREKETFRELGIDTAPFAAVESEAELRQAIKGIGVPAVLKTRRFGYDGKGQFVLRSTEDVPKAWSAIGGVPLLLEGFVEFSRELSILGVRGQRGETAFYPLVENEHERGILRTSRAPAPNVPVELQQRAEAISGRLLEHLGYVGVLALELFDVGGRLFANEIAPRVHNSGHWTIEGARTSQFENHLRAVVGLPLGDPGALGPAAMVNLLGRIPEPAALLAVEDLHLHDYRKAPRPDRKVGHVTVRAPDFAELERRVAQVNALLTDKTG from the coding sequence ATGAAGCTCGGAATCCTCGGCGCGGGTCAGCTCGGACGCATGCTCGCTCTCGCGGGCTACCCGCTGGGGCTCGACTTCGTGTTCTTGGATCCCAAGGCGGGCGCCCCGGCGGGGCTGATCGCCAAGCAGATCGTGGCGCCCTGGGACGATCCCGAGGCTCTCGACGCGATGGCCCACGTGGACGTGGTGAGCTACGAGTTCGAGAGCGTGCCCGACGTGGCGGCGCGGACGCTGGCGGAGCACGTGCCCGTGTGGCCGCCTCCGGCGGCGTTGTACGTGGCTCAAGATCGCCTGCGCGAGAAAGAGACGTTCCGAGAGCTCGGCATCGACACCGCGCCCTTCGCCGCCGTGGAGAGCGAGGCGGAGCTGCGCCAAGCGATCAAGGGCATCGGGGTGCCCGCGGTGCTGAAAACCCGTCGCTTCGGCTACGACGGCAAGGGGCAGTTCGTGCTGCGCAGCACGGAGGACGTGCCCAAGGCCTGGTCGGCCATCGGCGGCGTTCCGCTGCTGCTCGAGGGCTTCGTCGAGTTCAGCCGGGAGCTCAGCATTCTCGGTGTGCGGGGTCAGCGCGGAGAGACCGCGTTCTATCCACTGGTGGAGAACGAGCACGAGCGCGGCATCCTGCGCACTTCCCGCGCGCCCGCCCCAAACGTGCCCGTGGAGCTCCAGCAGCGGGCGGAAGCGATCAGCGGCAGGTTGCTCGAGCACCTGGGCTACGTCGGGGTGCTCGCGCTCGAGCTGTTCGACGTCGGGGGACGTCTGTTCGCCAACGAGATAGCGCCGCGCGTCCACAACTCCGGGCACTGGACCATCGAAGGGGCTCGCACCAGCCAGTTCGAGAATCACCTGCGCGCCGTCGTGGGCCTGCCCCTCGGTGATCCCGGCGCCCTGGGCCCAGCCGCCATGGTCAACCTGCTCGGGCGGATCCCCGAGCCGGCGGCGCTCTTGGCCGTGGAAGATCTGCACCTGCACGACTACCGCAAGGCGCCGCGGCCGGATCGCAAGGTGGGGCACGTCACCGTCCGGGCGCCGGATTTCGCCGAGCTCGAGCGGCGCGTTGCCCAGGTGAACGCGCTGCTCACCGACAAAACCGGCTGA
- a CDS encoding carbon-nitrogen hydrolase family protein, translating into MRLILVQPQLSVAPDHDNTAALEACLAGSHIEPQGDDVLVLPEHFHLGSDRSRYEAQVSALARRLGCALIGGSQHEQRGAVKVHRGVAAEAGGAIVGSYEKLRPYAAERSVVEPGEVLGELSLAGHRVLVMICADFWFSDLLGRATRQPDLVLVPALSVSRKATPDYSRAMWRHLSVTRAYELGAYVGVSDWGHPSMLPLLASSGVAGFADPTMVDPELLFRPVANGGARAFELDFAALEAFRADRRARGFFWMREG; encoded by the coding sequence GTGCGCCTGATCTTGGTTCAGCCTCAGCTGTCCGTCGCTCCAGATCACGACAACACCGCCGCCCTGGAGGCGTGCCTCGCGGGCTCGCACATCGAACCGCAGGGCGACGACGTCTTGGTGCTGCCGGAGCACTTCCACCTGGGCAGCGATCGCAGCCGCTACGAAGCGCAAGTGTCGGCCCTTGCCCGGCGTCTGGGCTGCGCCCTGATCGGCGGCTCGCAGCACGAGCAGCGCGGCGCCGTGAAGGTCCATCGCGGCGTGGCCGCGGAGGCCGGCGGCGCCATCGTCGGCAGCTACGAAAAACTCCGCCCCTACGCCGCGGAACGCAGCGTCGTGGAGCCCGGCGAGGTGCTCGGCGAGCTGTCCCTCGCGGGTCACCGCGTGCTGGTGATGATCTGCGCGGACTTTTGGTTTTCGGATCTCCTCGGCCGCGCCACCCGGCAGCCGGATCTGGTGTTGGTGCCGGCGCTGAGCGTGAGCCGCAAGGCGACGCCGGACTACTCACGCGCGATGTGGCGCCATCTCTCCGTGACTCGCGCCTACGAGCTCGGCGCCTACGTGGGCGTCAGCGACTGGGGCCACCCGTCGATGCTCCCGCTGCTCGCGTCGAGCGGCGTCGCGGGCTTCGCGGACCCGACGATGGTCGACCCCGAGCTTCTTTTCCGCCCCGTGGCAAATGGCGGCGCTCGCGCCTTCGAGCTGGACTTCGCCGCTCTCGAGGCGTTTCGCGCGGATCGACGGGCCCGCGGTTTCTTCTGGATGCGCGAGGGCTGA
- a CDS encoding cache domain-containing protein, with the protein MALCTNLKIKTRLVLLGGGPIIALILVAAWLLNTYRDGLMQAKQDKTRSLIDAAYGVIELQYQLVSANKISEKEGKARALAALAKLRYGDNDYFWVNDLQAKMIMHPVKPELNGKDMSDFKDPNGVRPILEAANVAREKGSGFVHYSWPKPGHAGAVPKISYVRAFEPWGWALGTGIYVDDVEEEFVHEIGHASSVIVPIFLLVALLGFVMSRSISTPLKQVETAIDRASQGDLTARVALGSTDELGVMSDRIDRMLAEFERSMAHVQRSAESTRLYAQRLAAVADEVSAATQEQAASLEETAASIEQISGAVDQNAKNARGADELSGAAHRQAAEGGRIVEQAMEAMHGVTTSSHRIEDVASTIDEFAFQTNLLALNAAVEAARAGEAGRGFAVVAAEVRALAQRSASASREVRELIAQSVRSVESGSSLVTASGERLGDVVRDITSLARLVSDIARASSEQSTGVQQVSIAISQTDQATQQTAAQTEELSETAGRLAAQAASLESLVSKFTLGDALDVEDDELEDEPVHSVPPPPAPRARPAPAPAWM; encoded by the coding sequence ATGGCGCTCTGCACCAACCTGAAGATCAAGACGCGGCTCGTGCTGCTGGGCGGGGGCCCCATCATCGCTTTGATCCTGGTGGCCGCCTGGCTCCTGAACACCTACCGGGACGGCCTGATGCAGGCCAAGCAGGACAAGACCCGGAGCCTCATCGATGCCGCCTACGGTGTGATCGAGCTCCAGTACCAGCTGGTGAGTGCCAACAAGATCAGCGAGAAGGAAGGCAAGGCGCGAGCCCTCGCCGCCTTGGCCAAGCTCCGCTACGGCGACAACGACTACTTTTGGGTCAACGACCTGCAAGCCAAGATGATCATGCACCCCGTGAAGCCCGAGCTGAACGGGAAGGACATGTCGGACTTCAAGGATCCGAACGGCGTACGGCCCATTCTGGAGGCCGCCAACGTCGCACGCGAGAAGGGCTCCGGCTTCGTCCACTACTCCTGGCCCAAGCCCGGCCACGCTGGCGCCGTGCCCAAGATCTCCTACGTGCGCGCCTTCGAGCCCTGGGGCTGGGCCCTGGGCACCGGGATCTACGTGGACGACGTGGAGGAAGAGTTCGTGCACGAGATCGGGCATGCGTCCTCCGTGATCGTTCCGATCTTCTTGCTGGTGGCGCTGCTGGGCTTCGTGATGTCGCGCAGCATCAGCACCCCGTTGAAGCAGGTCGAAACGGCCATCGATCGCGCCTCCCAGGGAGACCTCACGGCCCGCGTGGCGCTGGGCTCCACGGATGAGCTCGGGGTCATGAGCGACCGCATCGATCGCATGCTGGCAGAGTTCGAGCGCAGCATGGCCCACGTGCAGCGCAGCGCCGAGAGTACGCGGCTCTACGCGCAGCGCCTCGCGGCCGTCGCCGACGAAGTCAGCGCCGCAACCCAAGAGCAAGCGGCGTCCCTCGAGGAAACCGCGGCGTCCATCGAACAGATCAGCGGGGCCGTGGACCAGAACGCAAAGAATGCCCGCGGCGCCGACGAGCTGTCGGGCGCCGCCCACCGCCAGGCGGCCGAAGGCGGACGCATCGTCGAGCAGGCGATGGAAGCCATGCACGGCGTCACGACTTCGAGCCATCGCATCGAGGACGTGGCCTCGACCATCGACGAGTTCGCGTTCCAGACCAACCTGCTGGCCCTGAACGCCGCCGTGGAGGCTGCCCGCGCCGGAGAGGCCGGGCGCGGCTTCGCCGTCGTCGCCGCCGAGGTCCGCGCGCTGGCGCAACGCAGCGCCTCGGCGAGCCGCGAGGTCCGCGAGCTGATCGCTCAGTCCGTACGCTCGGTGGAGTCGGGTTCCAGCCTGGTAACGGCGTCCGGGGAGCGTCTCGGAGACGTGGTCCGAGACATCACGAGCTTGGCCAGGCTGGTCTCCGACATCGCCCGCGCCTCGAGCGAGCAGTCGACCGGCGTGCAGCAGGTGAGCATCGCCATCTCTCAAACGGACCAGGCCACGCAGCAGACGGCCGCCCAGACGGAAGAGCTGAGCGAGACGGCCGGACGCCTGGCCGCGCAGGCGGCGTCGCTGGAAAGTCTGGTGTCGAAGTTCACGCTCGGCGACGCCCTCGACGTGGAAGACGACGAGCTCGAGGACGAGCCGGTCCACTCCGTTCCGCCGCCGCCAGCCCCGCGTGCCCGGCCCGCGCCCGCCCCGGCGTGGATGTGA